CGGCTTTTTTTCATTATTTATGGTAAGCGCTTACATATTGTGTAAATATATACGATTTTAATTATTCAAAAAATTGACATTATTATACACCCCCCATAGAATGTTAGTTACAAGGGGGAATTGAAATGTCAAATATTGATTATAAGAAGATTTCTGATCAGCCTGAATTCGAGGCGCTTCTCAGAAAGCGGAATAAGTTCATTCTGCCGATCAGCATCTTCTTCATCATCGCTACGCTTATTTTTCCGGTACTGACGGGATACACCAACCTGCTCAATTATGAGGCGTTCGGTAACATTTCATGGGCGTGGATCTACGCAATTATGCTTTTCATCATGGTCTGGACACTTGTCACGATCTACATGAAAAGGGCGAAGGAGTTCGACAAGGAAGCCGATGAAATCATCAGAAAGTACAGGGAAGGGGAATACAAATGAATTTAACAGTCATCATCATGTTCCTGGTGTTTGTTGGGGCAACATTGGTAATTACATATTTTGCTTCCAAGCGCACACAGTCCACGAATGACTTCTATACCGCAGGCGGAGGCCTGACAGGCTGGCAGAACGGCCTGGCAATTTCAGGTGACTATCTGTCAGCGGCTTCATTTCTGGGTATCGCCGGTGCAATCGCCCTGTGGGGATT
The sequence above is drawn from the Salinicoccus roseus genome and encodes:
- a CDS encoding DUF485 domain-containing protein, which translates into the protein MSNIDYKKISDQPEFEALLRKRNKFILPISIFFIIATLIFPVLTGYTNLLNYEAFGNISWAWIYAIMLFIMVWTLVTIYMKRAKEFDKEADEIIRKYREGEYK